The following proteins are co-located in the Campylobacter concisus genome:
- a CDS encoding OmpA family protein, with product MKKVVLASVAVATLLLSGCSSKNPEVDMNSNSNQSADNSGSMSDADRLAALIANIESQVKSVYFDFDKFNIKADQQGVVSSNASVFNQADAQALSIKVEGNCDEWGTDEYNYALGLKRAKSAKDALIRNGVSADRIAVVSFGESNPVCTDKTKACDAQNRRADFKVLP from the coding sequence ATGAAAAAAGTAGTTCTAGCAAGTGTTGCAGTTGCAACTTTATTGTTGAGCGGTTGTAGCTCAAAAAACCCTGAAGTTGATATGAATTCAAATTCAAATCAATCTGCAGATAATTCAGGTAGCATGAGCGATGCTGATAGATTAGCAGCTCTTATTGCTAACATCGAGAGTCAAGTTAAAAGTGTATATTTTGACTTTGATAAATTTAATATCAAAGCTGATCAACAAGGCGTTGTTAGCTCAAATGCATCAGTATTCAACCAAGCTGACGCTCAAGCTCTTTCTATAAAAGTAGAAGGTAACTGCGATGAGTGGGGTACAGATGAGTATAACTATGCTCTTGGTTTAAAACGTGCTAAAAGCGCTAAAGATGCTCTTATAAGAAATGGCGTTAGTGCTGATAGAATCGCTGTAGTTAGCTTTGGTGAAAGCAATCCAGTTTGCACAGATAAAACAAAAGCTTGCGATGCTCAAAATAGACGTGCAGATTTCAAAGTACTTCCATAA
- a CDS encoding TonB C-terminal domain-containing protein: MSNKVKFPTLSSFLVASCIYVIIILVLFIKLTFFAEPPKKYTDDKDAIMDVVMVDREVDQTIKAPKQADEVVKETKPEPKKESEEDKQETTNKPVVPDEPLPTPSLPTPPKEEPKPEPKKPEPKPEILKPSEEPKEDVKPEPKPEPKPTPKPVEKPKPKEPNIKDLFSDIDPTKLKKDDGIKKAENKVQSRKKSEASSSKAAKEASDIIKSLKIDQNPTAPKSQMTGTYDPLMGAITKQIQRRWQSYKADSANLAKVKVMIDQSGNFSYEILELSYNEEFNAKVRECLEKLTMEKFPFNPDKSTTFNLNLEDKIN; encoded by the coding sequence ATGTCAAATAAAGTTAAATTTCCAACGCTTAGTTCGTTTCTTGTAGCATCTTGTATTTACGTTATTATTATACTTGTTTTGTTTATAAAGCTTACTTTTTTTGCAGAACCTCCTAAAAAATATACTGATGATAAAGATGCTATTATGGATGTGGTTATGGTTGATAGAGAGGTTGATCAAACCATTAAAGCTCCAAAACAAGCAGATGAAGTAGTTAAAGAGACAAAGCCTGAACCTAAAAAGGAATCTGAAGAAGATAAACAAGAGACCACAAATAAGCCTGTTGTACCAGATGAACCATTGCCTACCCCAAGCTTACCAACTCCTCCAAAAGAGGAACCAAAACCTGAGCCTAAAAAACCAGAACCAAAACCAGAAATTTTAAAACCAAGTGAAGAGCCTAAAGAAGATGTTAAGCCAGAACCAAAGCCTGAGCCTAAGCCTACACCAAAGCCAGTTGAAAAGCCAAAACCAAAAGAGCCAAATATAAAAGATCTCTTTAGTGACATAGACCCTACAAAACTTAAAAAAGATGATGGTATAAAAAAGGCTGAAAATAAAGTGCAAAGTCGCAAAAAAAGCGAGGCTTCTAGCTCAAAAGCTGCAAAAGAGGCTAGCGACATCATCAAGAGCCTAAAGATAGATCAAAATCCAACAGCTCCAAAGTCACAAATGACCGGCACTTATGATCCGTTGATGGGAGCCATAACAAAGCAAATTCAAAGAAGATGGCAAAGCTATAAGGCCGACTCTGCAAATTTGGCTAAAGTTAAAGTTATGATAGATCAGAGCGGAAATTTTAGCTATGAAATTTTAGAGCTATCATATAATGAAGAATTTAACGCAAAAGTAAGAGAGTGCTTAGAAAAACTTACAATGGAGAAATTTCCATTCAATCCAGACAAAAGCACTACTTTTAATTTAAATTTAGAAGATAAAATAAACTAA
- the tolB gene encoding Tol-Pal system protein TolB, with amino-acid sequence MKKIFLFLCVALGLYAADATISVVNQGIALPKIALQDATTAVSDIGFKDKFFKIMLGDLKVSSDFEVIEDHVPSTYEGDATTNTMSDKGVELIFRYALEGSIGSPLTLRVKLINAKTATTRYERVYNMPDGAKYPFLAHKSIVELTNELNLPPVGWMEKFIILSKYTSARQSSIIVADYTLTYQKTIVSGGLNIFPKWAGADQSKFYYTSYINNKPTLFRYDLNSGTKTKIIDSIGMLIASDVSKDGSKILLTMAPKDQPDIFIYNTNSKNLTQITNYPGIDVNGNFVDNDSKIVFVSDRLGYPNVFATPAISGGSVEQMVFHGKNNNSVSTFENYVVYSSREASGSFNIYLISTQTDFIRQLTANGKNNYPRFSSDGQSVVFIKELGGQSSLGVVRLNENRSFQFPLKVGKIQSIDW; translated from the coding sequence ATGAAAAAAATTTTTCTTTTTTTATGTGTTGCTCTAGGGCTTTATGCTGCTGATGCAACCATATCTGTTGTAAATCAAGGTATTGCCTTGCCAAAGATAGCTTTGCAAGATGCAACAACTGCTGTTAGTGATATAGGTTTTAAAGATAAATTCTTTAAAATCATGCTAGGAGATCTAAAGGTTAGTTCCGATTTTGAAGTAATCGAAGATCATGTGCCTTCTACCTATGAAGGAGATGCGACTACTAATACAATGAGTGATAAAGGCGTCGAGCTTATCTTTAGATATGCTCTTGAAGGCTCTATAGGCTCGCCTCTTACTTTAAGGGTAAAACTGATAAATGCTAAAACAGCAACTACAAGGTATGAGAGAGTCTATAATATGCCTGATGGTGCAAAGTATCCGTTTTTAGCGCATAAAAGTATAGTTGAGCTTACTAATGAACTAAATTTACCACCAGTTGGCTGGATGGAAAAATTTATTATTCTTTCAAAATATACTTCAGCTCGCCAAAGCTCTATCATAGTTGCTGATTATACACTTACATATCAAAAGACTATAGTAAGTGGCGGGCTAAATATTTTTCCTAAATGGGCTGGAGCTGATCAAAGTAAATTTTACTATACATCTTATATAAATAATAAACCAACTTTATTTAGATATGATCTAAATTCTGGTACAAAAACAAAGATAATCGATAGCATTGGCATGCTTATAGCCTCAGATGTTAGTAAAGATGGAAGTAAAATTCTATTAACTATGGCACCAAAAGATCAACCAGATATCTTTATCTATAATACGAATAGTAAAAATTTGACGCAGATTACTAATTATCCAGGTATAGATGTAAATGGAAATTTTGTAGATAATGATAGTAAGATAGTTTTTGTATCAGATAGGCTTGGTTATCCTAACGTTTTTGCAACTCCTGCGATTTCTGGCGGAAGCGTTGAACAAATGGTATTTCATGGTAAAAATAACAATTCTGTAAGCACATTTGAAAATTATGTTGTTTATTCAAGCAGGGAAGCAAGCGGTAGTTTTAATATATATCTAATTTCAACTCAAACGGATTTTATACGCCAGCTTACAGCAAATGGTAAAAATAACTATCCAAGATTCTCAAGCGATGGGCAAAGTGTCGTCTTTATAAAAGAGCTTGGCGGTCAAAGTTCACTAGGTGTTGTTAGGCTAAATGAAAACAGAAGTTTTCAGTTTCCTTTAAAAGTAGGAAAAATTCAATCTATAGATTGGTAA